One Benincasa hispida cultivar B227 chromosome 5, ASM972705v1, whole genome shotgun sequence genomic window carries:
- the LOC120077706 gene encoding ETO1-like protein 1, translating into MRTFFPSESCKETQLNAFYPQAWLQVERGKLSKLSLQSSSSSIESLIKVPEPPILPYFKPVDYVQVLAQIHEELESCPAHERSNLYLLQFQVFRGLGEVKLMRRSLRSAWQKASIVHEKLIFGAWLKYEKQGEEIITDLLATCEKCAQEYGPVDIATQFPVDNGVDAGNPYDTCAADGNPLSKHVTFSINDEDIVCDRQKISGLSAPFHAMLNGCFTESNREVIDLSENNLSPSGMRAIREFSNTGNLGEVSPDLLLEILIFANKFCCEILKDACDRKLASLASTREDAVELMDYALEESCHILAASCLQTFLNDLPDCLSDHRVVEIFMHANRQQRSIMVGHASFSLYCLLSEVFINLDPRSDNTACFLERLVEFAETDRQRLFACHQLGCVRLLRKEYDEAKRLFEAAFNAGHIYSVVGLARLSHINGNKQWSYDKLTSVISTGVPLGWMYQERALYCDANKKLADLEKATGLDPTLTYPYMYRAASLMRKQDVHAALAEINRILGFKLALECLELRFCFYLALEDYEAAICDIQAILTLSPDYRMFEGKAAASQLRTLVREHVNNWTTADCWIQLYDRWSSVDDIGSLSVIYQMLESDAAKGVLYFRQSLLLLRLNCPEAAMRSLQLARQHASSEHERLVYEGWILYDTGHCEEGLQKAEESIKIKRSFEAFFLKAYALADSSQDPSCSSTVISLLEDALKCPSDRLRKGQALNNLGSVYVDCGKLDLAADCYINALKIRHTRAHQGLARVHYLRNDKAAAYEEMTKLIEKARNNASAYEKRSEYGDRDLTKADLDMVTQLDPLRVYPYRYRAAVLMDSHKVDEAIAELSRAIAFKADLHLLHLRAAFHEHTNDVLGALRDCRAALSVDPNHQEMLELHSRVNSHEP; encoded by the exons ATGAGGACTTTCTTCCCTTCCGAGTCCTGTAAAGAAACGCAGCTCAATGCTTTCTATCCACAGGCTTGGCTTCAGGTTGAAAGAGGGAAACTTTCCAAACTCTCGTTACAGTCCTCTTCTTCTTCGAT AGAATCTCTTATCAAGGTCCCCGAGCCACCAATTCTGCCGTACTTCAAACCTGTTGATTACGTACAAGTATTAGCTCAAATTCATGAAGAACTTGAGTCATGTCCTGCCCATGAGAGATCGAATCTCTATTTGCTTCAGTTTCAGGTCTTTAGGGGGCTTGGCGAGGTTAAACTTATGCGAAGAAGTCTTCGCTCTGCTTGGCAGAAAGCTAGCATTGTTCACGAAAAGCTTATATTTGGAGCATGGTTAAAATATGAGAAGCAGGGGGAAGAGATTATTACCGACTTACTTGCAACCTGTGAAAAATGCGCACAAGAGTATGGACCTGTTGATATTGCTACCCAATTCCCTGTAGATAATGGGGTAGATGCTGGAAATCCCTATGACACTTGTGCAGCTGATGGGAACCCACTATCGAAACATGTCACGTTTAGTATTAATGATGAGGACATCGTTTGTGATAGGCAGAAAATTTCAGGTCTCTCAGCTCCTTTTCATGCTATGCTTAATGGGTGCTTCACTGAATCAAACCGTGAGGTAATTGATCTGTCTGAAAACAATCTTTCCCCTTCGGGTATGAGGGCTATAAGGGAGTTCAGCAATACAGGGAATTTGGGTGAAGTTTCTCCAGACCTTTTGTTGGAAATATTgatttttgcaaataaatttTGTTGTGAAATTCTCAAAGATGCATGTGATAGAAAACTAGCATCTCTTGCATCCACTAGAGAAGATGCTGTGGAGCTCATGGACTATGCCCTTGAAGAAAGTTGCCATATTCTTGCTGCATCATGTCTGCAAACTTTTCTAAATGACCTTCCTGATTGCTTGAGCGATCATCGTGTGgtggaaatatttatgcatgctaATAGACAACAAAGGTCAATTATGGTGGGTCATGCCTCATTTTCCCTTTATTGTTTATTAAGTGAAGTTTTCATAAACCTTGATCCTCGATCAGATAACACTGCTTGTTTCCTAGAAAGGTTGGTGGAATTTGCCGAAACTGATAGGCAGAGACTCTTTGCCTGTCATCAATTGGGATGCGTGAGGCTCTTGAGGAAAGAGTATGATGAAGCCAAACGTTTATTTGAGGCTGCTTTTAATGCAGGCCATATTTATTCTGTCGTTGGGTTGGCTCGGTTAAGTCACATAAATGGTAACAAGCAATGGTCCTATGACAAGCTGACCTCTGTTATCTCTACTGGTGTCCCACTTGGGTGGATGTATCAGGAGAGAGCATTATATTGTGATGCCAATAAAAAATTGGCAGATCTTGAGAAAGCAACTGGCTTGGATCCAACTCTGACTTATCCCTATATGTATCGAGCTGCTTCCTTAATGAGGAAACAAGATGTTCATGCAGCTCTTGCCGAAATCAACCGTATTCTTGGATTTAAACTTGCACTTGAATGTTTGGAACTCCGGTTTTGCTTCTACCTTGCTCTTGAAGATTATGAAGCAGCCATCTGTGACATTCAAGCCATTCTTACTCTCTCCCCTGATTATCGGATGTTTGAGGGGAAAGCAGCCGCATCTCAACTCCGAACTCTTGTGCGTGAGCATGTTAACAATTGGACAACGGCAGATTGTTGGATTCAGTTGTATGATAGATGGTCTTCAGTTGATGATATTGGGTCTCTGTCTGTAATCTACCAGATGCTTGAGTCTGATGCAGCAAAAGGTGTTCTGTACTTTAGGCAGTCCTTGCTTCTTCTACG GTTGAACTGTCCAGAAGCTGCCATGCGGAGTTTGCAATTAGCTCGTCAACATGCATCCAGCGAACATGAGAGGCTAGTTTATGAGGGCTGGATCTTGTATGATACAGGCCACTGCGAGGAAGGGCTCCAAAAGGCTGAggaatcaattaaaattaagagaTCCTTTGAAGCTTTCTTCTTGAAGGCCTATGCACTGGCTGACTCAAGCCAAGATCCGTCTTGTTCTTCCACAGTTATTTCCCTCCTAGAAGATGCTTTGAAGTGCCCTTCGGATAGGTTGCGCAAAGGTCAG GCACTGAACAATCTTGGAAGTGTTTATGTTGACTGTGGGAAGCTGGACCTGGCTGCTGATTGCTACATTAATGCCCTCAAAATCCGTCACACTCGAGCGCATCAAGGGCTTGCTCGGGTTCATTATCTCAGAAATGATAAGGCTGCTGCATATGAGGAGATGACCAAACTAATTGAAAAAGCACGGAATAATGCATCTGCATACGAGAAGAGGTCTGAGTATGGTGACCGTGACTTGACCAAAGCCGATCTAGATATGGTCACTCAATTGGACCCTCTTCGGGTGTACCCATACAGATACCGTGCCGCAG TGTTGATGGATAGCCACAAGGTCGATGAAGCGATTGCCGAACTATCAAGGGCGATAGCATTCAAAGCAGACCTTCACCTTCTACACCTTCGAGCGGCATTCCATGAGCATACTAATGATGTTTTGGGTGCTCTACGGGATTGTCGAGCTGCTCTTTCGGTTGACCCAAACCATCAAGAAATGCTGGAGCTTCATAGCCGGGTAAACAGCCATGAACCATGA